Part of the Halalkalibacter krulwichiae genome is shown below.
AACAAGGCGTTGGTAATTCCTCAAACCGCATCTTAACGCACTGTCTCCTGCTCTTTGATCGGCTCATTATCAACAAGCTCTGGGTTGAAGCTTTCTTGCCATGGAAGACCCCACTTGTTTAATGCTTCCATGAATGGATCTGGATCGAATTCTTCGATGTTGTATACGCCTGGTTTGTTCCATTTTCCAGTCATAACCATCATCGCACCAATCATTGCTGGAACACCTGTTGTGTAAGAAACCGCTTGTGAGCCAACTTCTTTATAGCACTCTTGGTGATCACATACGTTGTATACATAGTATGTTTTTTCTTTGCCGTCTTTTTTCCCTTTGAAAATACAACCGATATTCGTTTTTCCGACTGTGCGTGGTCCAAGAGAAGCAGGATCAGGCAGTAACGCTTTTAGAAATTGAAGTGGAATGATTTCTTTTCCTTCGTATTCAATTGGCTCAATTGACGTGAGGCCAACATTTTCAAGACATTTTAAATGAGTTAAATAGCTTTCACCAAATGTCATGAAGAAACGAATGCGTTTAATTCCAGGAATATTCACAGCAAGAGATTCAAGTTCTTCGTGATACAATAAATACATATCTTTTTCGCCGATTTCAGGGAAGTTGTAGACACGTTTAATTTCCATTGGATCCGTTTCAATCCATTCGCCCTTCTCCCAGTAGCGTCCATTTGCAGATACTTCACGAATATTGATTTCAGGATTGAAATTCGTTGCGAACGGATAACCGTGATCACCTGCGTTACAATCAAGAATATCGATATATTCGATTTCATCAAAGTGATGCTTTAAAGCGTGAGCAGAGAAAACTCCCGTTACGCCTGGATCGAAGCCACTACCTAAAAGAGCCGTAATTCCAGCTTTTTCAAAGCGCTCACGGTAATCCCACTGCCATTTATATTCAAATTTAGCCGTATCTTCTGGCTCATAGTTGGCTGTATCCATATAATGCGTCTTTGTTGCAAGACACGCATCCATGATCGTTAAATCTTGGTAAGGTAATGCCAAGTTCATAACGATATCTGGTTTTACTTCTTCAATTAATGCGATTAACTCATCTACATTGTTCGCATCCACTTGGGCTGTCGTAATCTTTGTCTTTCCACCGTCAAGTTTTGCTTTTAAATCATCACACTTTGACTTTGTACGACTTGCGATACAAATTTCTTCGAATACTTCATAG
Proteins encoded:
- a CDS encoding saccharopine dehydrogenase family protein encodes the protein MGKALIIGCGGVASVAIHKCVQNYEVFEEICIASRTKSKCDDLKAKLDGGKTKITTAQVDANNVDELIALIEEVKPDIVMNLALPYQDLTIMDACLATKTHYMDTANYEPEDTAKFEYKWQWDYRERFEKAGITALLGSGFDPGVTGVFSAHALKHHFDEIEYIDILDCNAGDHGYPFATNFNPEINIREVSANGRYWEKGEWIETDPMEIKRVYNFPEIGEKDMYLLYHEELESLAVNIPGIKRIRFFMTFGESYLTHLKCLENVGLTSIEPIEYEGKEIIPLQFLKALLPDPASLGPRTVGKTNIGCIFKGKKDGKEKTYYVYNVCDHQECYKEVGSQAVSYTTGVPAMIGAMMVMTGKWNKPGVYNIEEFDPDPFMEALNKWGLPWQESFNPELVDNEPIKEQETVR